In one window of Armatimonadota bacterium DNA:
- a CDS encoding Gfo/Idh/MocA family oxidoreductase encodes MSKPRSAASRRRRSSPPTKLRVAMIGAGGMANAVHYPSLAAFDDVEIAAICDLDETRLNTTAEKYGVAKRYADYREMVEDVAPDAVYAIGQPHLMYDIWTWCLGQGLNLYIEKPMGLTIHQARSLAHLAEKHQCITQVSFQRRTCPMVVMLREECLKRGPITHAVCAFYKCSIEPFLGARDHMMDDGVHAIDTLRWMCGGEVIGVESAVRHVLVPDINFITALVRFDNGAIGIIISSWASGRRVFRVEMHAPGICAEAEHEGKGYLYADGDTTGVEFDTGAVAGSDELRVFGGFEAKNREFVDCVRSGGQPGSNFADAVKTMEVAETILAQGLLKGA; translated from the coding sequence ATGAGTAAACCGCGCAGCGCGGCATCGCGCAGGCGCCGTAGCAGTCCGCCGACGAAGTTGCGTGTCGCCATGATCGGCGCGGGGGGCATGGCGAACGCCGTGCACTACCCGTCATTGGCCGCGTTCGACGACGTTGAAATCGCCGCGATCTGCGACCTGGATGAGACACGCCTCAACACCACCGCGGAAAAGTACGGTGTCGCGAAGCGATACGCTGATTACCGCGAGATGGTCGAAGACGTCGCGCCCGATGCGGTGTACGCCATCGGTCAGCCGCACTTGATGTACGACATATGGACGTGGTGCCTCGGTCAGGGACTAAACCTGTACATTGAGAAGCCGATGGGGCTGACAATTCATCAGGCGCGTTCGCTCGCGCACCTCGCGGAGAAGCATCAGTGCATTACCCAGGTCAGCTTTCAACGCCGGACGTGTCCCATGGTCGTGATGCTGCGCGAGGAATGCTTGAAGCGCGGCCCGATCACGCACGCCGTGTGCGCGTTCTACAAGTGCAGCATCGAGCCGTTCCTGGGCGCGCGGGATCACATGATGGACGACGGCGTGCATGCAATCGACACGCTGCGATGGATGTGTGGGGGCGAAGTGATCGGCGTAGAGAGCGCGGTCAGGCACGTCCTCGTGCCGGACATCAACTTCATCACGGCGCTGGTGCGGTTCGACAACGGCGCGATCGGCATCATTATCAGTAGTTGGGCCAGCGGCCGCCGCGTATTCCGAGTGGAAATGCACGCCCCGGGCATTTGCGCAGAAGCGGAACACGAAGGCAAGGGATACCTCTACGCGGATGGGGACACGACGGGCGTCGAGTTTGACACCGGCGCGGTTGCCGGCAGCGATGAACTCCGCGTATTCGGCGGCTTCGAGGCAAAGAATCGCGAGTTCGTGGACTGCGTGAGATCCGGCGGTCAACCCGGATCGAACTTCGCGGACGCCGTGAAGACAATGGAGGTGGCGGAGACGATCCTCGCGCAGGGACTGCTGAAAGGGGCTTGA